In Mycobacterium tuberculosis H37Rv, a single window of DNA contains:
- a CDS encoding hypothetical protein (This region is a possible MT-complex-specific genomic island (See Becq et al., 2007 PMID:17545187).), with protein sequence MPCCGSLTRAPIGLCGRRTSWPRLGEPWSTASTSAPNGLTTAFAFGYNDLIAAMNNHYKDRHVLAAAVRERAEVIVTTNLKHFPDDALKPYQIKALHPDDFLLDQLDLYEEATKAVILGMVDAYIDPPFTPHSLLDALGEQVPQFAAKARRLFPSGSPFGLGVLLPFDQ encoded by the coding sequence ATGCCCTGTTGCGGTTCGCTGACGAGGGCACCTATCGGCCTCTGTGGTCGGAGGACATCCTGGCCGAGACTCGGCGAACCATGGTCGACCGCCTCAACATCAGCACCGAACGGGCTGACTACCGCATTCGCTTTCGGGTACAACGACCTCATCGCCGCCATGAACAACCATTACAAAGATCGACATGTGCTAGCTGCAGCGGTCCGAGAGCGCGCGGAGGTGATAGTCACGACAAACCTCAAGCACTTCCCTGATGACGCGCTAAAGCCCTATCAGATCAAAGCTTTGCATCCCGACGACTTTCTCCTCGATCAGTTGGATTTGTACGAAGAGGCAACGAAAGCAGTGATCCTCGGGATGGTCGACGCCTACATCGACCCGCCGTTCACGCCGCACAGCCTGCTAGATGCGCTGGGCGAGCAGGTCCCACAGTTCGCCGCTAAGGCACGGCGTCTGTTCCCGTCCGGATCGCCATTCGGCCTCGGCGTCCTGCTCCCATTCGATCAATAG
- a CDS encoding excisionase (This region is a possible MT-complex-specific genomic island (See Becq et al., 2007 PMID:17545187).): MTSLLEVLGAPEVSVCGNAGQPMTLPEPVRDALYNVVLALSQGKGISLVPRHLKLTTQEAADLLNISRPTLVRLLEDGRIPFEKPGRHRRVSLDALLEYQQETRSNRRAALGELSRDALGELQAALAEKK, encoded by the coding sequence ATGACCTCCTTGCTGGAGGTGCTTGGCGCGCCTGAAGTTTCCGTGTGTGGCAACGCCGGACAACCGATGACGCTTCCTGAACCAGTCAGAGATGCGCTGTACAACGTCGTGCTGGCCTTGTCGCAAGGCAAAGGCATTTCATTGGTGCCACGCCACCTCAAACTAACCACCCAAGAAGCCGCCGACCTATTGAACATCTCACGCCCGACCCTCGTTCGGCTCTTGGAGGATGGTCGAATCCCATTTGAGAAGCCGGGCCGCCACCGCCGAGTGAGCCTTGACGCGCTGCTCGAATATCAGCAAGAAACCCGGTCGAATCGCCGTGCAGCACTAGGCGAGTTGAGCCGCGACGCCCTTGGTGAGCTCCAGGCGGCGCTTGCAGAAAAGAAGTAG